The genomic segment GTATATTCAAGGTATACAAGTTAAAAATGACGAATTAACTGGTGGAAATCGCATCAGGAAACAttcttttgttagtattttttGCGGTGGCGTTTTCCGTTTCCTGAAAAGTTTTTTAAAGCTTTTTATTCCTTAAGCATTTTTCCCAGGCTTTTGACTACTTTGCCTCATTTGGAGCGGATTCCATCAGGAGCCACTTCAAAGAAGTAACCTGCGGGGTTATTTTTTCCCACCGGGTGTTTTTAAAAATCTGaagcgagaaaaaaaaaattgtataattaactaCATACTGTATATGAACAGCAAAGTGGCTTTACAGTAGAAATTAATTGGGATAcattttccagcatttttaagtggGTTTTTTAAGGCCTTTTGTGCAGTTGACCTGTTATATGGGAAAAAAACAGGCAATATTTAGATTAAGTTTGTTAAGGTggtcaaaaaaaaaccaacaagttTTTCAGGTGGGTGCTGCTTCAGGAAGTGCCTGTTTGGGGGGAGTTTTTGTTTTCCTACAGCGGTTTtggaagagttttttttatttattcctgaTTATTTCTTTGCAGCCTATAGATTGCATGGTGTCTAGTTTAGGTCAGAGTCGCACTCGTGAgagactcgcatcgcatcacccggcatggccgcacactctcctgacaggagcgggttggctgtatatatttctatgcagccgagacgctcctgtccggagggtGGCGGGCCATGCCAGGTGATACGATGTGAGACTCACACAAGTGTGATTCTGACCTTATAGGGGTTCTCTTCTGGATTCAGTTACATACtctatatggagaaaagtatgtgccccctccatatTACACCTACAGGTGCTGATATAACTTCCCATCTTGAATATATAGGTAGTATGGAGTCGGTCCCCACTTTGCTGAGACAAGCTTAGAACAGGGATTCTTAATAATTAACATGTTCATTTTAttcattacatttttattaataaattagcttatatgtaaaaacaaataaaaccaAGGGTAAATTGAGCAGCCAAAATTGTCTAAAATTGAaactgttgcctatagcaaccaatcacagcgcagctttaagTTAATCACAGCAAATTCAGGAATGAAAGCtgcgctctgattggttgctatgggtaacaaggACAGATTGTCTTTTGAGGCCTATACTAGATTTGTATATTATAGTAGCCTCTCATTTTCCAGTCTCCGATTGGCATTTACAGTGGAAATATTTAGATgtgattatatatacagtatatatcacatcTAAATATTTCCACTGTGAAAACCAATTGGAGGCTGGGAAATAAGAGGCTGCTTTAATATACAAATCTATTGTAGGCCTCAAAAGAAAACCAGCAACCAATCAAAGCGCATTGTAGAAATTCCAGTGATGAAATTAAAGCTGTgccgtgattggttgctatagccaGTTTTTCTTTTAgactacatatatatgtatatatatatatatatatatatatatatatatatatttaattattttttcttaCGAGTCAGTCACAGGGGTTTATTAACCCTGAatattaattttttaaaaatattttttgcagtATGAGTTATTTTTATCACCATTTTGTGGTCCAAATATCTTTAGTATCtctttatatataataataataataataataataataattgtattcatttatatagcgctattaattccacagcactttactgcatacattggcaatactgtccccattggggctcacaatccagagtccctatctgtatgtctttggagtgtgggaggaaaccggagaacccggaggaaacccacgcaaacacggggagaacatatatatatatatatatatatatatatatatatatatatatatatatatatgatactaaAGATATTTGGACCACAAAATGGTGATAATGGTGATAATATATAACTCATActgcaaaaaatattttaaaaaaaaaataatattcaggGTTAATAAACCTTTGTGACTGACTCGTaagaaaaattatttatatatatatatatatatatatatacatatataattattttttttgtggggggggcggtgaagggagggaaaaaaaagctgcaatttttgtcatttcaactttttttttttttcatttctatatTCCCCGTATGAGATATACATTATGATAGATCCCATGTGGTCCTGTCTGTCATCATACTAGTAGATCACATGCCAACCATGTGATATATTACTGTTTGGATCCATCCTTAACCCCTTCTCGACAACTCCATTTTCCGTTttctcatttttgttttttcttccccttcttccaagagccataacttttttttatttttccatcaatattgccatatgagggcatgtttttttgcaagacgagttgtacttttgaatgacaccactcaTTCTACctcatagtgtactgaaaaacggaaaaaaaattccaagtgtggtgaaattgctaaaaaaaaaaccccaaagtgtAATTTCAcaaagttttttggggttttttatttaccaagttcattatatggtaaaactgacctggcattatgatttcccaggtcagtacgagtttgtagataccaaacatatatatattttttttatttatgtggtgataaaaaaaaaatctgaaatgtatccttccccctccccccaaaaaaagtgACAGTGACTTTGTACAGCAGAAATACTGACTTGATATGAATATTGGCTCAGAGAAAGTTCGTCATgatagacacaggggtcatcagatgacaGCTGGCtatcatgacaacacattggcatcctgtgatcacgtcacggggccgcCAATGGGATCAAGGAATGAAGCGCTCCCCACCGTGCCGGTCTTAAACcccgctgtcagagattaacaACGGGATTTCACTAGTAAACAACTTTTGTTAGAGGCAcaagttggctgatcagatcagcaaaaGGAAAAAGAGGGATAAATATACAGATTTATTTTTGCGTTTTAATAAATGTTTATTTAGTCTCTGGACTGGATTCACAGCTATGCTGCTCAGTagttgtataatgtccttcatgaaCGTGCTACATAGAGACGACCCCCTGGAAGAAGCCCACGCGAAACGTGCGTAGTGGTCTTGGAGGGAATCTACATTGCTGGATCTTTAGGGGTTTATGGGTGAGTGCCTTGTCACATGACGTCTTCGGCCCTCTGGCTATATTTTTACATGTGCACCTTACCTTTAGCGGTGGGCCTGGAAGTTCTCTTAACATACTGAATTTCAGTACTGTTTTGCTGCTATTATGCACGTGCACTTTATACCCACCCTATTCATGTATTTCCATCCTGCAATGTTTTGCCCCTCCACACTTGGATTCCTTGCTGAGCACCCATTTGTGTTGTTTTGTACTGTATACTATTTATAATATATGTTCAATAAATTAAGTCTTTTTGCATATTATATTCTGGTGGGTGGATTCTTGACTCACATTTTTATATAGGTTTATATTGCTTTGAGTCACTACCTATCACTAGCTACTGTCCTTGGTGATATATTTGAGGGTCTTGATGTTGGGTTCAGGTTTATCctgtggccccccccccccctctagttTAGATGTTGTTAACATAGAGACAAggaagcaggaatccctcatgtctctgTGTGTGCTCTGTATAGGAGACATCAGAGCAGGTAGTCtccatccactagctcagagacaactgaagatAAGAGAGAGATCCTCCAGAGGGGAAAACTGGTGGAAATAAAACCGGATACTAATCATATAATGACCAGAAGGGCTGTTATTCATTTAactgtttctttttttcttttttcacagtTGAAAAAGATGACCATCTGTACCTTAAATGTGATAAGGGTTACAACTGGGCGACAGAGGGTGGTGAAAGCATGACTTGTGGTGAGGACCAGAATATGGGGTCTTTATGGAATGATCCTCGCGGAGTGTATTACCGGAGTAAAGCTGATGAGAATGCAGATGAAAAAAAGATATATTTCCATGTGTTTGTGAGAAGTGAGTATATACTGTCATTTGTGGTGTGGGGAGAAACTAGGCGAAGTTGAAAGATGTAGATTTTTTTAGGGTTTATTTTCTATGATTGTTGGGACTGTCCGGAATTCAAAAAACATGGCTGCTCTCTTTCAGaaactgtttaaaaacaaaaaaaagtagttGTTTACTCATGTAAAGTCATATAGCGTTTCTCCTACTGTTAGATTTTAATGATAGGGACCTCCCTATATACTGAACCCAGACCATTCTTCCCATTTACAGACTCCAGACCCGTCCTTCCAAGTTTatagaccctagaccagacctactGTTTTCAGATCCCAGACCTACCCTGTTTACAAATCCTAGATTAATCCTCCACTCTTTAAAGACCCCATGCCAGACCACCCTTgtacagaccctagaccagacctcccctgttcaCAGACTTCAGACCAGTCCTCCGTGTGAACTGACCAAAGcctagtagtgatgtgtcggtcgtgaacgatccgacacaaagttcCGGCTCCCTGCTatgaccgacaggagccggatcaccagtgagagccactaaaatctctaaacggctttTTTCGCCACTGAAACCccacccacccgtggctaaactccgcctactcaacaattaattggtcacttgtaagtggacAGGGTTTAGTCATGCGTGGGTGgggttttggcggcgttactataatcttaaatatgtgttcttgaacacatatttaataaggatctgagaacgatctgaaagatccggctctttttggtgagcggagccatgggaaccggatcaccaaaaagagccggactgcccatcactaaaacCTAGTCCTCGGGTTCACATGCCGAGACTAGTCCCTTCACTGTTTGCAGACCCCAAGATTGTAAAAATAGCAacataaagaggaataaatatcctccaaatatTCAGCAATTACTTATAGCAAAGAAGGGCAtcagcatgtgtgaacagcgctctatgcaagtgtgcagtgtgcagttttaccattcaGCTATCCCCCCTCCATTTTTggaagggttgtaggcttccgttttagggccataataccaactaaaacctcatattttttttgtacaggatgcagtcaggcccctttctgttaggccttgcatattagagttcctgtccctgtatggtgcacagatggagtacggcttggcagcccgcctgatctaattgtATGGGCGTcatctaataggctgcgggcttgtgtctGTGCATCTGTATGTGTGCTCTATGCAagacatcagtgtgcagttttaccattcaGCTATCCCCCCTCCATTTTTGGAAGTCTGTGTGTGATTTGatcttcctgcacctgagatgcctccacttagtgggggtttatctGCATCCTGCTGGAatagtagtttttggcctgggcgatttacaactgctgcccttctttgctgtaagtaattactTAATTTTTAGAGGATATTTATTCCTGtttatgttgctatttttatatatagtgtagggacctacaagcatgagatctcgtgatgagggttgtaggcttttgttttatggccataataccaactaaaacctcatatttttttgtacaggatgcagccaggcccctgtctgttaggccttgcatattagagttcctgtccctacaTGGTACACAGATGGAGTTTCGGTTTGGCAGCCCGCCTAAtccaatagtatgggcgtcacctaataggctgcgggtttgtgactgtgcatctgcatgtgtgaacagcgctctatgcaagccatcagtgtgcagttttatcattcagtaatcgccccctccctttttggaagtgtgtgtgtgatttgctcttcctgcacctgagatgcctccacttagtgggggtttagctgcatcctgctagagtagttaccgtagtttttggcctgggcgatttaCAACTGCTGCCTTTCTTTGTTGTAAGTAACAGACCCCAAGATTGGTCAAATGCCGAGCCCTAGATACTCGGAAAATGCATGAATGGGTAGAGATGGGTATAGGGGGTAGGAAGGAGTTTTGCCGGCCATTCTGAGAGTCCATGAGATCCCTCCTTTCCTGGGACTCTACCAGATATAACAGGAGAGTTGTAAGTATAAACTATAATCACTTTTACTAGTCTTGTCCTCTTAAGGCAGGTTACTCATGGACAAACTGGAGACCAAAGAACAAATAAAAGTTCAATATTGAAATGTAACTCAAAAATGAGAATTTATTAGATTGATGCGTACGGACAAAAGACACAACGTAACCTAATACATTTTCTTTGCATTATGACCGCCTTTTGCTACCCCTTTGCTTTATAGCCCCATTGCATACCCCATTTTTAATATCAATTTATCATGATATAAGCATACACTTTCTCTGTTTGTCAGAGTGCATGAACTGCATAGAGCTGAACCCGGGAACCATTGCTGGCTTCGTCGTGGCCGATGTCGTTATGATTGGTCTTATCGCCTTGGCTGTATATTTTGTTTCGGGATCAGAAATGCGCCGTCCAGCACGAGGTTAGATGATAATTCTGTTCTTATATTTTGGTTGCATTGTGTATTCCTAATATTGTGCATTTAGTAATGGATTGCATACATTATTATGGAGATCTCTTTTGAATATTTAAACTCAATCTCTGTCCCCTTAGCCTGATGGACAGctcttcagtgtccctccttcccaTTGCTGCTGCTTTAACTCTGCCcaactagcctgattgacagctcctcagtgtcccccccCCTCCCTACCTGCTGCTAATTTTCTATCCTGCTAACCTGATTGACAACTCCTCAGGGTCCTCCCTACCTGCTGCTGATTTTCCATCCACCTAGcctaattgacagctcctcagggtccccCGCACCTGCTGCTGATTTTCCATCCACCTAACCTGATTGACAACTCCTCAGGGTCCCCCCTACCTGTTGCTGATCTTCCATCCACCTAGCCTgattaacagctcctcagtgtcccccttacctgctgctgatttttccatcctcctaacctgattgacagctcctcagggtCCACCCTACCTGCTGCTGATTTTCCATCCACCTAGCCTAactgacagctcctcagggtcCACCCTACCTGCTGCTGATTTTCCATCCACCTAGCCTAactgacagctcctcagggtccccCCTACCTGCAGCTGATTTTTTTTtatccacctagcctgattgacagctcctcaaggTCCCCCCTACCTGTTGCTGATCTTCcatccacctagcctgattgacaactCCTCAGGGTCCCCCCTACCTGCAGCTGATTTTCCATCCACCTAGCCTAATTGACAGCTCCTCAAGGTCCCCCCTACCTGCTGCTGATTTTCCATCCACCTaagctgattgacagctcctcaaggTCCCCCCTACCTGCTGCTGATTTTCcatccacctagcctgattgacagctcctcagggtccccCCTACCTGCAGCTGATTTTTTTTtatccacctagcctgattgacagctcctcaaggTCCCCCCTACCTGTTGCTGATCTTCcatccacctagcctgattgacagctcctcagggtccccCCCGACCTTCTGCTGATTTGACATCCACCTAGCCTGATAGACAACGCTTTGCTGTCCTTTTTCCGTGCTACTGAATATCTGCCCAACAAATCTGAttgacagcttctcagtgtccctcctttctGCTACTAAATCTCTACCTGCCTACCCTGATTGCCAGCACCTCagagtccctcctctctgctgttgATTCTCTGCCTGTCTAGCTGAGCTTGCAGCTTATTGTCCGCCTCCCTGCTGCTGACGATGTCTCACACTGCTGAGCAACAACTCCCAAACTCCTATGCATGCTCATTTTGGCCAAGTGTGCATGTGTTCTGAATGGGGTGGGGGGAGTAATCCTCAGTTGGACACCTCTAGCGGAATCTTTTCACCTTTGATAACAAaatgattgggcatgttgaaatcaAGCAGCCTGATCCACCAGGGACAGTAGCAAGTTTTCAAGCTCCACCCCATTGGCTTTTACAGATTTAGGCTGTTGAACGCTGTACAGATATGTGCACAAAGACCTAAGACAAAAAACCCTCCCACATACAGAACCGCATGTCGTCCACGTGATACTGTACAATCTTGGTTCCTTGTATATACCTGGACGTTGTCCCCTAGAAGAAATTCTGACAATATCCCCATATATATGATTTTTTTCTGGGTTACTTGCATGGAATCCATCAAATAATACCTTGTAGGCCTCCATATTAAAATTAAAGACATACAAAGGTATGGTGCGAGCTCATGCACTTGCTGCATTATGGGTCCACACAATTTGGAGGTTGTACTGAGCTGTATCACATATGCCTGAGCGTATACTGAAAGCTCttaggcttttttttttgtttttgcaatttaatctgggagcagcatgatgATGGGCCAGAGAGTCTGATTCCAGTCATGAGCCATTTGCTCagcagcttgctgtagtttcactacaatcagtgttttatcagcaggagattatcactgcaggactaggtgtaaAAAGCAAGCCAGTCCAACGaaactgtgtaaccccgcccccaccactgattggcagcttgatgactatatacagtgtacacagggagctgccaatcagtggtgtgtgcaCAACACATAGCAGAGACTGGATTGGACTTTTATAACAGATACTGACCGGATCATATCATCTTTTTGCATAAATTGCGAACTGTAAATCGACTGCTCACATTCACGGCTCCATCACCCCCCAAACACACAGAATATACCAAACTCAAAATGAAGAGATTTATATAATCCATATGTTcttcttttttttaaccccttatagctTCTGACAAACAGAATCTGATTGAAAATAATACTGACACCGACTATCAGGTGAGTGGTAACGAGGGCGAAGGGTAATACTGTAGCATTACTATGTGACACAAAACTGATGGTGGAGATTGAATGCATTTTTTGGTATTGGCATTGGGGGATACAGGACTGGGGGTCTTCTCACTAGAAGTATGGGCCCTGCAATATGTCTTAATGCAGAGCAACAAGGATCTAATGATACTCTCTATGAATCTTTAACCCTTATCCCGGTAGTTTATCTGTAATCCTGGCAGATACAACAGAAGCAAGTTGTtgtaatatgtatatgtgtgtgtgtgttattttatatatatatatatatatatatatatatatatatatatatatatatatatatatatatatatatatatatatatatatatatatatatatatgtgtgtgtgtgtgtatgtatgtatgtatgtatgtatgtatatatatatatacatatatatatatatatatatatatatatatatatatatatatattataagctgtactacccggcttcgcccgggttaataactgctgttaacaaaatagaatgtattaacaaaaatgtattctgcacacaaaaaccacaaaacaaatagaaatgtaattataatgcccgtctccccctctgtatatatctctctgtct from the Anomaloglossus baeobatrachus isolate aAnoBae1 chromosome 11, aAnoBae1.hap1, whole genome shotgun sequence genome contains:
- the LOC142256841 gene encoding T-cell surface glycoprotein CD3 gamma chain-like is translated as MVTFYFGLVVAVLIKSSFSQAEDNKVPDLVFEKDDHLYLKCDKGYNWATEGGESMTCGEDQNMGSLWNDPRGVYYRSKADENADEKKIYFHVFVRKCMNCIELNPGTIAGFVVADVVMIGLIALAVYFVSGSEMRRPARASDKQNLIENNTDTDYQVLGQRDNDQYSHLAPRPRRGGF